The Vespa velutina chromosome 4, iVesVel2.1, whole genome shotgun sequence genome has a window encoding:
- the LOC124948837 gene encoding zinc finger protein 567-like isoform X1 translates to MELSADGRTIKSFEDIRINLNEDCRICLRRCNEACQLFQNDKGFSQKLMALAAVQVEEGDGLPSVICYQCSQLLDMSYNFQCQIQKADTKLRGILKLKSCTVKDIENVLKVEDNFSDIISNTILHKKVTDNINNDVRTCSNTIDEPSVQLDVQSFSTDQHVFTSEIINDNVEPNDKCNSIIVLENKQKTYKVVENVKLPQSYEKITNKSNSVTCHSPSLITETDCIKEDLSHDKNLSESDDNSIDQSTVSREQIFKTEIKDELHLEALSYNTLAENSSKNNDIQKEGKSIDNCSDDEEKPLITRTSRQKCLHCIKSFATRLALQRHMIVHKHKTKLRYVCYICEKQFSNIAKLKSHIFNRHDTHESNKKRVKENSEDKDVHLKTGHLDSNCNNSIENTKTEKRNCKFTCKVCSKQFTYQKSFFTHAKSHPEYNSEDLNDFSSETGTQLNEIKSKSVLKQSESDDGNNDDIDDIDNDDDNDNDNDNDNLPMESPQCTQCGKLFATKRNLKRHISTHSGLKYNCSTCGKGFSRIDKLKDHEQSKHKDEIFGNSEEENEDDTDNENKVNSGSNDRKKGRHNRPHKCAICPKAFAQQQSLANHIERHKRAKDSQKRFLCEVCSKCFAQSGSLVAHMRTHTGIKPYVCNVCSRAFTKSTYLQLHLRTHSGEKPYICQYCSRAFARANTLARHITMHTGEAKYHCQICTKSFRRLTSLNEHTYTHTGQRPYACKICTKRYNNAGSLYAHTKKCKAQQLSNSTTTFTLPMDNTLQQNGAPTPQVLIYSQRKLVEDGTVGQVTPSPQYMIANVHNQKALSTNIMQPFTVEDPNVCTVNSKQFKNPYYSIYPNV, encoded by the exons gtagaagaaggagatggaTTGCCATCAGTAATATGTTATCAATGTTCTCAACTTCTTGACATGTCCTACAATTTTCAATGTCAGATACAAAAAGCAGATACAAAATTACGTGGAATATTGAAACTTAAATCATGTACagtaaaagatattgaaaatgtattgaaagttgaagataatttttctgatattatctcaaatacaatattacataaaaaagttacagataatattaataatgatgttAGAACATGCAGTAACACTATTGATGAACCATCTGTACAACTTGATGTACAAAGTTTTTCCACTGATCAACATGTCTTTACTtctgaaataattaatgataatgtaGAACCCAATGACAAGTGCAATTCAATAATTGTACTagagaataaacaaaaaacataCAAAGTtgtagaaaatgtaaaattacctcaaagttatgaaaaaattacaaataaatcaaatagtGTAACATGTCATTCGCCTAGTTTAATTACAGAAACAGACTGTATTAAAGAGGATTTATCTCATGACAAAAATTTATCAGAAAGTGATGATAATTCCATTGACCAAAGTACTGTTAGCAGAGAACAAATATTCAAAACTGAAATAAAAGATGAGTTACATTTAGAAGCATTATCCTATAATACACTTGCAGAAAATTcatcaaaaaataatgatattcaaaaagaaggaaaatctaTTGATAATTGTAGCGATGATGAGGAAAAACCTTTAATTACCAGGACTTCAAGGCAGAAATGTCTACATTGCATTAAATCATTTGCTACACGTTTAGCTTTACAAAGACATATGATAGTACACAAGCACAAAACAAAATTACGTTATGTTTGTTACATATgtgaaaaacaattttcaaatattgcaaaattaaaaagtCACATTTTCAATAGACATGATACAcatgaaagtaataaaaaaagagtgaaagagaacaGTGAAGATAAAGATGTACATTTAAAAACAGGACACCTTGAtagtaattgtaataattccaTCGAAAATACTaaaactgaaaaaagaaattgtaaatttaCATGCAAAGTTTGTTCTAAACAATTTACAtatcaaaaatcttttttcactCATGCTAAAAGTCATCCAGAATATAATTCTGaagatttaaatgatttttctagTGAAACTGGAACtcaattaaatgaaatcaaaagTAAATCGGTATTGAAACAAAGTGAGTCAGATGAtggaaataatgatgatattgatgatatcgataatgacgatgacaatgataatgataatgataatgataatttaccAATGGAAAGTCCTCAGTGTACACAGTGTGGAAAATTATTTGCAACCAAAAGAAATCTTAAACGGCATATCTCTACTCACAGTGGTTTGAAGTACAATTGTTCGACTTGTGGAAAAGGATTTTCAagaatagataaattaaagGATCATGAGCAATCAAAGCATAAAGATGAAATATTTGGTAActcggaagaagaaaatgaagatgatacagataatgaaaataaagttaatagtGGTTCTAATGATCGAAAAAAG GGTAGACATAATAGGCCACATAAATGTGCTATTTGTCCAAAAGCATTTGCTCAGCAACAGTCTTTAGCTAATCACATAGAAAGGCATAAACGTGCTAAAGATAGTCAAAAAAGATTTCTGTGTGAAGTTTGTAGCAAATGTTTTGCTCAAAGTGGTTCTCTGGTTGCTCACATGCGTACTCATACTGGCATTAAACCATATGTGTGTAATGTCTGCAGTAGAGCTTTCACTAAAAGCACCTATCTACAATTACATTTAAGAACTCATAGTGGAGAAAAGCCTTATATTTGTCAATATTGTAGTAGAGCATTTGCACGTGCCAATACTTTAGCCAGGCATATAACGATGCATACAGGAGAAGCTAAATATCACTGCCAAATTTGTACTAAGTCTTTTAGACGATTAACTTCATTAAATGAACACACGTACACGCATACCGGTCAAAGACCATATGCATGTAAAATATGTACAAAAAGATATAACAATGCAGGTTCTTTGTATGCACATACAAAGAAATGTAAAGCTCAGCAGTTGTCTAACTCAACAACAACTTTTACTCTTCCAATGGATAATACATTGCAACAAAATGGTGCACCTACTCCACAGGTTTTAATCTATTCTCAAAGAAAACTGGTAGAGGATGGTACTGTTGGTCAAGTTACACCATCTCCACAATATATGATTGCTAATGTACATAATCAAAAAGCCTTATCTACAAATATTATGCAACCATTTACAGTTGAGGATCCAAATGTATGTACAGTCAATTCTAAACAGTTTAAAAATccttattattctatatatccAAATGTATAA
- the LOC124948837 gene encoding zinc finger protein 502-like isoform X2 produces MSYNFQCQIQKADTKLRGILKLKSCTVKDIENVLKVEDNFSDIISNTILHKKVTDNINNDVRTCSNTIDEPSVQLDVQSFSTDQHVFTSEIINDNVEPNDKCNSIIVLENKQKTYKVVENVKLPQSYEKITNKSNSVTCHSPSLITETDCIKEDLSHDKNLSESDDNSIDQSTVSREQIFKTEIKDELHLEALSYNTLAENSSKNNDIQKEGKSIDNCSDDEEKPLITRTSRQKCLHCIKSFATRLALQRHMIVHKHKTKLRYVCYICEKQFSNIAKLKSHIFNRHDTHESNKKRVKENSEDKDVHLKTGHLDSNCNNSIENTKTEKRNCKFTCKVCSKQFTYQKSFFTHAKSHPEYNSEDLNDFSSETGTQLNEIKSKSVLKQSESDDGNNDDIDDIDNDDDNDNDNDNDNLPMESPQCTQCGKLFATKRNLKRHISTHSGLKYNCSTCGKGFSRIDKLKDHEQSKHKDEIFGNSEEENEDDTDNENKVNSGSNDRKKGRHNRPHKCAICPKAFAQQQSLANHIERHKRAKDSQKRFLCEVCSKCFAQSGSLVAHMRTHTGIKPYVCNVCSRAFTKSTYLQLHLRTHSGEKPYICQYCSRAFARANTLARHITMHTGEAKYHCQICTKSFRRLTSLNEHTYTHTGQRPYACKICTKRYNNAGSLYAHTKKCKAQQLSNSTTTFTLPMDNTLQQNGAPTPQVLIYSQRKLVEDGTVGQVTPSPQYMIANVHNQKALSTNIMQPFTVEDPNVCTVNSKQFKNPYYSIYPNV; encoded by the exons ATGTCCTACAATTTTCAATGTCAGATACAAAAAGCAGATACAAAATTACGTGGAATATTGAAACTTAAATCATGTACagtaaaagatattgaaaatgtattgaaagttgaagataatttttctgatattatctcaaatacaatattacataaaaaagttacagataatattaataatgatgttAGAACATGCAGTAACACTATTGATGAACCATCTGTACAACTTGATGTACAAAGTTTTTCCACTGATCAACATGTCTTTACTtctgaaataattaatgataatgtaGAACCCAATGACAAGTGCAATTCAATAATTGTACTagagaataaacaaaaaacataCAAAGTtgtagaaaatgtaaaattacctcaaagttatgaaaaaattacaaataaatcaaatagtGTAACATGTCATTCGCCTAGTTTAATTACAGAAACAGACTGTATTAAAGAGGATTTATCTCATGACAAAAATTTATCAGAAAGTGATGATAATTCCATTGACCAAAGTACTGTTAGCAGAGAACAAATATTCAAAACTGAAATAAAAGATGAGTTACATTTAGAAGCATTATCCTATAATACACTTGCAGAAAATTcatcaaaaaataatgatattcaaaaagaaggaaaatctaTTGATAATTGTAGCGATGATGAGGAAAAACCTTTAATTACCAGGACTTCAAGGCAGAAATGTCTACATTGCATTAAATCATTTGCTACACGTTTAGCTTTACAAAGACATATGATAGTACACAAGCACAAAACAAAATTACGTTATGTTTGTTACATATgtgaaaaacaattttcaaatattgcaaaattaaaaagtCACATTTTCAATAGACATGATACAcatgaaagtaataaaaaaagagtgaaagagaacaGTGAAGATAAAGATGTACATTTAAAAACAGGACACCTTGAtagtaattgtaataattccaTCGAAAATACTaaaactgaaaaaagaaattgtaaatttaCATGCAAAGTTTGTTCTAAACAATTTACAtatcaaaaatcttttttcactCATGCTAAAAGTCATCCAGAATATAATTCTGaagatttaaatgatttttctagTGAAACTGGAACtcaattaaatgaaatcaaaagTAAATCGGTATTGAAACAAAGTGAGTCAGATGAtggaaataatgatgatattgatgatatcgataatgacgatgacaatgataatgataatgataatgataatttaccAATGGAAAGTCCTCAGTGTACACAGTGTGGAAAATTATTTGCAACCAAAAGAAATCTTAAACGGCATATCTCTACTCACAGTGGTTTGAAGTACAATTGTTCGACTTGTGGAAAAGGATTTTCAagaatagataaattaaagGATCATGAGCAATCAAAGCATAAAGATGAAATATTTGGTAActcggaagaagaaaatgaagatgatacagataatgaaaataaagttaatagtGGTTCTAATGATCGAAAAAAG GGTAGACATAATAGGCCACATAAATGTGCTATTTGTCCAAAAGCATTTGCTCAGCAACAGTCTTTAGCTAATCACATAGAAAGGCATAAACGTGCTAAAGATAGTCAAAAAAGATTTCTGTGTGAAGTTTGTAGCAAATGTTTTGCTCAAAGTGGTTCTCTGGTTGCTCACATGCGTACTCATACTGGCATTAAACCATATGTGTGTAATGTCTGCAGTAGAGCTTTCACTAAAAGCACCTATCTACAATTACATTTAAGAACTCATAGTGGAGAAAAGCCTTATATTTGTCAATATTGTAGTAGAGCATTTGCACGTGCCAATACTTTAGCCAGGCATATAACGATGCATACAGGAGAAGCTAAATATCACTGCCAAATTTGTACTAAGTCTTTTAGACGATTAACTTCATTAAATGAACACACGTACACGCATACCGGTCAAAGACCATATGCATGTAAAATATGTACAAAAAGATATAACAATGCAGGTTCTTTGTATGCACATACAAAGAAATGTAAAGCTCAGCAGTTGTCTAACTCAACAACAACTTTTACTCTTCCAATGGATAATACATTGCAACAAAATGGTGCACCTACTCCACAGGTTTTAATCTATTCTCAAAGAAAACTGGTAGAGGATGGTACTGTTGGTCAAGTTACACCATCTCCACAATATATGATTGCTAATGTACATAATCAAAAAGCCTTATCTACAAATATTATGCAACCATTTACAGTTGAGGATCCAAATGTATGTACAGTCAATTCTAAACAGTTTAAAAATccttattattctatatatccAAATGTATAA